CGTGCAAAATCGAGCGTCGGCTGGACGGGGTTCGCGGTCAGCGCATGATGTTTTGCAGGGTCGATGTGTTTGATGTCGAGCAAAATCAGGTCGACATTGTCAAACCAGTCGTCTTGCAGGTGGGCGCCTAAAAATCCCTGCGTGTCGAGCGTGGTGTGCAGGTGCAGCTCGTGTTTTGCGCGGTAGAAGATTTCCCCGATATAGTGCGCCTGCATCAGCGGCTCGCCACCTGAAATGGTCAGTCCGCCGGTTGCGCGAAGAAATCTGGCGTACTTCTTTAATTTGCTGAGGACTTCATCCACTTGCATCAGTTTGCCGTTGTGCAATTTTACGGTATCGGGATTGTGGCAATACAGGCAGCGAAACTGGCAGCCGGAGACGAAAACCACGAAGCGCATGCCGGGGCCATCGACGGCACTGCTGGTCACGAATGAATGCACAAAGCCTGACAGTCGACCGTTTTCGTCGACGCAGGCAGGGGCAATATAGTTAGGATGTCTTGATTCGGTTTGCATGATCGGGTATCGCCATCATCGAAGGCCTGAATTTTTAACAGTGCAGATGGAAAGTCCGGTTAATGACATCGAGCTGCTGTTCGCGGGTCAGCTTGATGAAATTGACCGCATAGCCCGAGACGCGCAGCGTTAATTGCGGGTAATTTTCCGGATGTTCCATCGCGTCGAGCAGCGTTTCCTTATTCAGCACGTTGACATTGACGTGAAAACCGTTCGACGTGCAAAACATATCCAGACAGTTGGTCAGATTGTCGACGCGGTCTGTCAGGGTGCGTCCCAGCGCGTCCGGCGTACAGGTGGCGGTCCATGAAATGCCATCGAGTGCGGCCAGATAGGGTAGCTTTGCGACTGAGGCACCGGAGGCGACAAAGCCCTGCGTATCGCGGCCGTTCATCGGATTGGCGCCGGGTGCAAAAGGCTCGCCGGTTCTTCTGCCGTCCGGGGTGTTGCCGGTCTTTTTGCCGTACACCACGTTGGAGGTAATCGTCAGTACCGACTGGGTCGGCACGCTGTCGCGGTAGGTCTTGTGTTTACGGATTTTATCCATGAACGTCTCGACCAGCCACACCGCGATTTGATCGACGCGATTGTCGTTGTTGCCGTAGGCCGGATATTCGCCTTCAATGGCAAAGTCGGTCGCGATACCCTGGTCGTTACGGATTACTTTGACGCGGGCGTATTTGATCGCGGACAGCGAATCAGCTACCACAGACAGACCGGCAATGCCGCAGGCCATGGTGCGCAGGATGTCGCGGTCGTGCAGCGCCATTTCGATGCGTTCGTAATGGTATTTGTCGTGCATGTAGTGTATGGCATTCAAGGCCTTGATGTAGGTCGTGGCAAGCCAGTCCATCATCTGCTCGAATTTATCGATCACTTCATCATAGTTCAGATAGTCGGCGGTGATCGGGGTAAAGCCGTGAGCGATCTTGACGCCGGATTTTTCATCTACGCCGCCGTTGATCGCATACAGCATGGTCTTGGCCAGATTACAGCGCGCACCGAAGAACTGCATCTGTTTGCCGATGCGCATCGCCGAGACGCAGCACGCGATGGCGTAATCATCGCCCCAGTGTTCGCGCATTAAATCATCCGATTCATACTGGATCGCACTGGTCTCGATGGAGGCTTTGGAACAGAAGTTCTTGAAGCCCTGCGGCAGCGATTTTGACCACAACACGGTCAGATTGGGCTCGGGCGCAGGGCCCAGATTGTAGAGGGTGTTGAGGAAGCGGAAGCTGTTTTTAGTGACCAGCGTGCGGCCATCTTCGCCCATGCCGCCGATCGCTTCGGTGACCCAGGCAGGATCGCCGGAGAACAGTAAGTCGTATTCAGGGGTGCGCAAAAAGCGCACGATGCGCAATTTGATGACCAGATCGTCCATCAGTTCCTGTGCCTGCGATTCGGTCAGCACGCCTGTTGCTAGGTCGCGTTCGAGATAGATGTCAAGGAAGGACGAAATCCGCCCGATCGACATTGCCGCCCCGTTTTGTTCCTTGATTGCGGCCAGATAGCCGAAATAGGTCCATTGCACCGCCTCGCGCGCAGAGGCCGCAGGCGTGCCGATATCGAAGCCGTAGGTTGCCGCCATCTGCTTGAGTTCTGTGAGTGCCCGGATTTGTTCGGATAACTCTTCGCGCATGCGCAGCACGTCTTCGCTGAACACCGCGTTGTCGAGTTCTGACTTTTCGCGCTGCTTGTCGCGAACCAGAAAGTCGATGCCGTACAGCGCGACGCGGCGATAATCCCCCACGATGCGCCCGCGCCCGTAGGCGTCGGGCAGTCCTGTGATGATGCCGGATTTGCGGCAGGCGAGAATGTCAGGGCTGTAGGCGTCGAACACGCCCTGATTGTGATCCTTGCGATACAGCTGGAAGGCTTCTTTGACTTTCGGGTTCAGTGTGTAGCCGTAAGCCTCAAGGCCGGCTTCAACCATGCGCAATCCGCCGTTAGGGATGATAGCGCGTTTGAGCGGCGCATCGGTCTGCAGGCCGACGATCAGTTCGAGTGTCTGGTTGATGTAACCGGGCGTATGGGCTGTGATCGATGAACCGATGTCGGCTGAGACATCCAGTACGCCCTTGATGCGCTCTTCTTTGATAAGCACCGAGAGCTCGCGCCATAGTTGCTGCGTGCGCGCCGTGGCCGGGGCTAAAAACTGCTCGCCGCCTTCATAGGGCGTGTAATTGAGCTGGATGAAGTCGCGCACGGACACGCGCTGTTGCCATTGACCGCCGGTAAATCCGGTCCAGCAGGCAGGCTGCAAATTATCTTGGGGGGCGTTCATAAACACTTTCAATTTCATCGCTATTCGGGCGATTAGGCTATTTATTCAGGGTGATTGTTTTGCAATGCACGGTGACTATATAGGGGAAATATTGAAATTTCGTTGCAGTCGCGAACAAACGGCAAGTAAATCTCGATACAATGCGCATCAGTTGATTGCTAAACCGAGGATTGTGTGGTTTTTCACTGCCGCAATTATAACTCATCGACTCGCTCACGACCAAAACACGTGCAGCGGTCATTGATGCTGTTGCTGCGGCCTTAAATTTTTTCCTTTATCTAAATGACAACATCCCGTTTTCCCGCATTGCAGTGGTTGCTTTTTGTTGTGCCAGCCTTGCTGTTGCTCTACTGGCTCAGCCCCATCCTGACGCCTTTTGTGGCAGCGGCGATACTCGCCTATATCTGCAATCCGCTGGTGCGTCGTCTCGTCGTTTTGAAGTTGCCGCGAGCGGCGGCGGTGGTGATGGTGATGGTTTTTTTGATGCTGTTGTTCGCAGGTCTGTTGCTGATCATGCTGCCGCTGCTGGAAAAGGAAATCAGCCTGTTTATGGTGCGCCTCCCCGATTTGATCGAGATGTTGCGGGCTAGTCTGCTGCCGAAGCTGCAACTCTTGTTTGGTGCAGAACTGCAATGGGATAGCACGCTGCTGAAAAACTGGTTGTTGAGTCACTGGCAGTCGGCAGGCGGGGTGGCTGAAAAGCTGCTGCCCTGGTTGTCGAGCAGCGGCGGCAAAATTCTCAATGTGGCGATGAACCTGTTGTTGATTCCGGTCGCGATGTTTTATTTTTTGCGCGATGGGGGATTAATGTCCGCCAAATTTGATGCGCTGATTCCGCGTCACTGGCACGCTAAGGTGTGCGAGATCAGCGCCGAGGTAGACCGTGTGCTGGCGGAATTTTTGCGCGGACAAATCTCAGTCATGTTGCTGATGAGTGCTTTTTATAGTCTAGTGTTATGGGCGGTGGGGCTCGAATTTGCCTTGCCGATCGGCATTGTTGCCGGGATGCTGGTGTTCATTCCCTATCTGGGTATGGTGATTGGGCTGCTGCTGGCGACGCTGGCGGCCGTGATGCAATTTAGCGAATTAAGTAGCGTAGTGTGGGTGTGGGGCGTATTCGGCGCCGGTCAGATGCTAGAGGGTACCCTGGTCACGCCATGGCTAGTTGGCGAGCGGATCGGTCTGCATCCGCTGGCGGTTATTTTTGCGCTGCTGGCTTTCGGTCAGTTGTTTGGCTTTTTCGGCGTGCTGCTGGCCTTGCCGATGTCGGCCATCCTGTTAGTTGGATTACGTCACGGCACGATCTGGTATCTGTCCAGCCGGATGTACGGTAAGCAATGAATCAGTTACTGCTGGATATCACGCCTGACTGGTGGCCGACCTTCGATAATTTTGTCGCGGGCGGCAATGCCGAATTGTTGTCTGTACTGCATCAAGCCTTGTCCGGCGAGAGCACGGATCGGTGTGTGTATGTATGGGGGGCGGACGGCAGCGGCAAGAGCCATTTGCTGCAAGCCTGTGTCGGGGTGGCGCAAAACGCGCATCTAAATGCGATTTATGCGCAAGGCTATGTGCCTGAGCCTGCTGAGGTGGTGGCGGTTGACGATGCCGATACGCTCGATGAAGCGGGACAAATCGAATTGTTCAATTTATACAACTGGATGCGTGACAGTGGCGGCATGCTGCTGGTTTCCGGGCTGAGCTCTCCGTTGCATCTGAATGTGCGCGCTGATTTGCGCACTCGTTTAGGATGGGGGCTGGTATATCAGGTGCAGGGGCTGAGCGACGAAGAGAAGGCCTTGGCGCTGGTAGGGCACGCGCAGGGCAGGGGATTTGCGCTGGCACCGGAAGTTGTGCAGTATCTGCTGCGTCACGGGCGTCGCGATCTGCCGAGTTTGCTGACGGTGCTCGACGCACTCGATGAGCACTCGCTGCGCCTGCACCGTGCCCCTTCGATCCCCTTGCTCAAGGAAGTGATGCAATTTGAAATCAATCTGGGAAGCTGACTGACATGAATTTAGCCTTATTTGATCTGGATAATACGCTGCTTAACGGCGACAGCGATTTTGAGTGGTCGCAATTTTTGATTCGCATCGGCATACTCGATCGCGAACTGTTCGAGGTAAAAAATCAAGCCTTTTACGATCAGTACAAGGCGGGCACGCTTGATATCCATGAGTTTTTAGACTTTCAGCTCAAGCCCTTGTCGCGCCACTCGCGTAAGACGCTCGACACTTGGCACGCGCAGTTTATGCGCCAGAGCGTGATGCCGATGGTGACACAAGCCTCGCGCGATCTGGTGCAGCGGCACCGGCAGGCGGGGGACGTCTGCGTCATCATCACTGCGACTAACAGCTTTGTCACCGCACCGATTGCGTGTGAGTTCGGCATCGAGCATCTGATTGCGACCGAACCTGAACACATCGAGGGCGAATTTACCGGTCGCGTTGCCGACGTGCCGTGTTTCCGCGAGGGAAAAATCACGCGGTTGACGAACTGGTTGAATTCACACGGCTGGACGCTGGAGAGTTTCGAGAACAGCACTTTTTACAGCGATTCGCTCAACGATCTGCCGCTGATGTGCAAGGTGAAACATCCTGTCGCTGCAAACCCCGATGAGACCTTGCGTGCGCATGCCGTGCAGCATGGCTGGGACATCATCAATTTACGCTAGCGGCACGGGTTTTCTTGTACAATTTATCAGCGAAGGCTGTATGAAATCATTGCGTAAAGGGGGACTGTTATGAAGCCGCATAACTATATCGGGTATGAGAAAGTCATGCACGAAGCGCTGGTCGCGGCGCGTGGTGCGAAGGTGGGCACCCATGAAGATAAAATTCATGCGCTCGAACGTAAACTCGAAACATCCAAGTTGTCGCATCTGGAAATAGCGGAAATTCAGAAGCAACTCAAACACTTGCGTTCCCGTTAAGTCACAGCCACTCCCGTGCGGAGTGGCTGATTCCTGCCCTATTTCAACTCGTTGATGAAATTTCTGATCGTCAGCACCCGTTGAGTTAAATCCGTATGTTTGACCTCGATGCGCAGTTTGTCCTGTCCGATCATTTTGATGTAGCGGCGGCTTTGGATCAGCGTGATGATTTTCATCGGGTCGATCGGCGGATTTTGCACGAACTGAATCTGAATGGCCTCATCCGACGCATCCACTTTGCAGATTCCTAACGGTTTGGCGGCAATGCGCAGGCGATGGCTGTCGAGCAGTGTTTGCGCGGCCTCCGGCAGCAGGCCGAATCGGTCGATCAATTCTTGATGCATGGAGTCGAGTTCAGGCTGGTTCGTGCAATTGGCCAGCCGTTTGTAGATCACCAGCCGCTGGTGGATGTCGCCGCAATACTCATCAGGGAGTAGTGCCGGGCTGTGCAGATTGATTTCGGTGGTGACGCCGAGCGGGTGCGCCATGTCCGGCTCACGCCCCTGCTTGAGGGAGGCAACGGCGGCATTGAGCATTTCGGTATACAGCGAAAACCCGATTTCCTGCATCTCGCCGCTTTGCGATTCGCCCAGCACTTCGCCCGCTCCGCGTATTTCCAGATCGTGCATCGCCAGAAAAAAGCCGCTGCCCAGTTGTTCCATCGCCTGTATCGCTTCCAGACGTTTTTTGGCCTGTACGGTCAGGCCGTCCAGACTGTCCACCAGCAGATAAGCGTACGCCTGATGGTGTGATCGTCCGACACGGCCTCGCAACTGGTGCAATTGCGCAAGGCCGAAGCGGTCTGCGCGATTCATGATGATGGTGTTGGCGGTGGGTACATCGATGCCGGTCTCGATGATGGTGGTGCACAACAGGATGTTAAAACGCTGCTGATAGAAGTCGCGCATGACGGCCTCTAACTCGCGCTCGCCCATCTGGCCGTGTGCGGTGCGGATGCGCGCCTCAGGCAGCAACTCTGTCAGCTTTTCCGCCATGTTGGCGATGGTGTCCACCTCGTTGTGCAGGAAATACACCTGACCGCCGCGCTTGAGTTCGCGCAGCACCGCTTCGCGGATCACGCCCTGGCTATAGGCGCTGACGAAGGTTTTAATGGACAAGCGCCGCTGCGGGGCGGTCGCGATGATGGAAAAGTCGCGCAGTCCTTCGAGCGACATCGCAAGTGTCCTCGGAATCGGCGTGGCGGTCAGCGTCAGGATATCCACTTCGGCGCGTAATGCTTTCAGGCGTTCCTTCTGCTGCACGCCGAAACGGTGTTCCTCATCGATAATCAGCAGCCCCAGATTGTCGAATTCGATGCCTTTCTGGATCAGTTTGTGGGTGCCGATGATGATGTCGAGTTTGCCCTCAGCCATTTCTTTTAAGGCCTGCGTCTGTTCTTTGGCCGAACGGAAGCGCGACAGCTCGCCGATGCGGATCGGCCAGTCGGCGAAACGGGTGGAGAAATTCTGGTAGTGCTGTTCGGCAAGCAGCGTGGTTGGCACCAGCACGGCAACCTGTTTGCCGTCCATGACGGCGACGAACGCGGCGCGCAGGGCGACTTCGGTTTTGCCGAACCCGACGTCACCGCAAATCAGTCTGTCCATCGGTTTTCCCGATTGCAGGTCTTCGATGACGGCGTTGATGGCGGCGGCCTGATCGGGCGTTTCTTCGAACCCGAAGCCTGCGGCAAATTCTTCATAATCGCGCAGCGTCAGTTTGAAGGCATGCCCCTTGCGGGTGGCGCGCTGGGCGTAGATGTTCAGAAGCTCGGCAGCGGTGTCGCGTACCTGTTGCATTGCACGGCGTTTAGCCTTATCCCATGCGCCGTTGCCGAGTTTGTGTAGCGGGGCGGTATCATGCGCCCCTCCGCTGTAGCGGCCGATCACATGCAGTAGCGATACCGGCACGTATAACTTATCGGAGCCTGCATATTCGAGCAGCAGGAATTCGCCCATTCCTTCGCCCAGATCCAGATTGACCAGACCCTGATAGCGCGCAATGCCGTGCTGCTCGTGCACCACCGGGTCGCCAACCTTGAGTTCGGACAGGTCGCGCAACATACCTTCGATGTTGGTTTTTTTAGCGATTCGGGCCGCGCGGTTGCGGGGCATGGAGGCATACAGCTCGCTCTCGGTTACGATGGCTAAGCGTTCATCCGGCAGCAAGAAGCCGTTTTGCAGCGGCGCGATGCACAGCATGAACCGGGCCTTGTGCTGCAAGAAAACGGCGAAATTTTCGCATACTTCCGCTTTCAGGCCATATTCCTGCAAATAGCCCGACATGATTTCGCGCCGCCCCAGGCTGTCCGCCAGCAGCAGCGTGCGTCCGTCATACGTTTGTAGAAATTGTGCAAAGGCCTGTGTCGGCATCTCGGCGTGACGGTTGACCGCGATGTTGGGCAGTTTGTCGGTCGCGCAAGGGGTGAGATTGGCGGAGTCGCCATCCGGCGCAATATCGAGCCTTGCGAATGCGCGGGCGGCAATAAAAAATTCCTCGGCATCCATGAACAAATCCGCCAGCGGCAGCAGCGGGTGTTGCGGGTCGCCTCGTAGCAGGTTGTAGCGCGAGGCGGCATCCACGCCGAACTGCGCAATCGCCGCATCCACATTACCATGCAGGCACAGCGTGGCATTTTTCGGCAGATAGTCGAATACGGTGGCGGTCTTGTCGAAGAACAGCGGCAGGTAATACTCGATCCCTGCCGGTGCATTGCCTTTGCTGACTTCTTTGTAGATGCGCGACTTGGACGGGTCGCCCTCGAACAGGTCGCGGAAACGCTGGCGAAAATGCGCCTGACCTTTTTCATCCAGCGGAAATTCCCGCGCGGGTAGCAGGCGGATTTCAGGAACCGGATACAGGGTGCGTTGCGTGTCCACGTCAAACGTTGAAATGCTCTCAATTTCATCGTCGAATAAATCGATGCGATACGGTAGCACGCTGCCCATGGCAAACAAGTCGATGATGCCGCCTCTGACGCAGAATTCGCCGGGCGACAACACCTGTTGCACGTGGCTGTAGCCGGCGAATGTCATCTGTTCGCGCAAGGCCGGCAGATTGAGTTTTTCGCCGCGTTTGATAAAAAAGGTGAACGCGGCCAGATATTCAGCCGGTGGCAACGGGTAGAGCGCGGTCGTGACCGGCACCACCAGCACGTCGCACGACTGACTGCGCACATGGTGCAGTGTGGACAGGCGTTCTGAGATCAGGTCCTGATGCGGCGAGAAATGGTCGTACGGCAACGTCTCCCAGTCAGGCAGCAGGTGTACGCGCAAGTCGGGCGCGAAGAACGGTATTTCCTCGATGAGTCGCTGGGCCTCATTCGCATTCGCCGTGATGACCACCAGGGGCTTATGTTGATCAGCAAATTGCGCCAGTGCCAGCGCGTCGGAGGAGCCGATAAGGCGGGTATAGCGGGGGCGTGTGTGGGTCGATGTGAACAGCATGGCTGAAATCTGAAGACGAATAGCCGTGCATTATCCAAGAAAAACCGCTCATCCGCATCCGTGATTGCAAAGCTTGCGTGTAAGCAGGAAATTAATCGCAGATAGCGCGTGCGCATTCGGTCTGCGTAGCGCGGTACGATGTGGCAGGCCGATTTGCTCTGTTGTCGGTTAGAATGAGGCCTTCGCGCGATTCCGTTATTTTCCCCTGCCGATATCGAGATCTTATGACACAATTTTACGCTCTGGTTCCCGCCGCCGGTTTTGGCGCGCGCATGGGACATGAGTTACCCAAGCAATATCTGCCGCTGGCAGGTCATCCGATGATTTATCACGCGATCGCGACGCTGTGTGATTGCGCGGAAATCACGACCGTGTTTGTGGTGTTGTCGGTTCATGACACATTATTTGATGCCTGTGACTGGAGCCGGTTTGGCGATAAGCTGCAGCCTTTATATTGCGGCGGCGAAACACGTGCGGATACGGTGTTGAACGGACTTCTTGCGTCTGAACTGGAGCCGGATGACTGGGTGTTGGTGCACGATGCGGCGCGTCCTTGTCTTGCAAATGCGCATTTGACGAAGCTGATCAATGAATTAAAGGATGATCCGATAGGCGGCATACTGGCGGTGCCTGTCGCGGACACATTAAAACGCGCGAATGCTGCCGGACGCATACAGAATACTGAAAACCGCGAGCAGTTATGGCAGGCGCAGACGCCGCAGATGTTCCGCGCAGGTCTGCTGGCGCAAGCCTTGCAGCAATGCAAAGCCGTGACCGATGAGGCGTCGGCCATCGAGGCGCTGGGGCTGCATCCTAAGCTGGTTGCAGGCGATTCAACGAATTTTAAAGTGACCTATCCGCAGGATTTGAGGATGGCCGAATTGTTGCTTGGAGAGAAAAAATGAGGATAGGGCAGGGGTTTGACGTACATCAACTGGTTGAGGGGCGAGCGCTCATCATCGGCGGTGTCACCATCCCGTATGAAAAGGGTTTGCTAGGCCATTCGGATGCCGATGTCTTGTTGCATGCGATTTGCGATGCGCTGCTGGGTGCCGCAGCCTTGGGGGATATCGGACGGCACTTTTCCGATACCGATGCCAAATTCAAAAATATCGACAGCCGCATCCTGCTGCGTGAAACGCTGCATCTGGTGCGCGGGGCGGGATTCCGCGTCGGCAATGTGGATGCGACCATCATCGCGCAAAGCCCTAAGATGGCGCCGCATATATTTAAGATGGTCGAACACATCGCCGCTGACCTGCGCATCGAGAAGAGCGCCGTGAACGTGAAGGCTACCACCACCGAGAAACTAGGTTATACCGGACGCGGCGAAGGTATCGCCGCACAGGCGGTTGTCTTGCTGATTGCCGAGCAATGAAGATACTGGGACTGGACACTTCCACCGAATATTGTTCGGTAGCGCTCTGGCAGGCGGGGGCGGTCATTGAGCATTGCGAACTCGTCGGGCAGAAACATTCTGAATTGCTGATCGGGATGGTAAGTGCGTTGCTTCAGGATTCGGGACTGAGGATTGCGGATCTGGACGGTATCGCCTACGGTTCGGGGCCGGGTTCGTTTACCGGCGTGCGCATCGCGTGCGGGGCGACTCAAGGACTCGCGCTGGGGGCTGATTTGCCGGTATCCGGTATCTGCACCTTGCTGGCGCTGGCTGAAGCGTCGGGCCGGGATCGCGTGATTGCGGCGCTGGATGCGCGTATGGGCGAGATTTATTGTGCCGCCTATCAAAAGCTGGAGGGCGCATGGATGGTCGTTTTTGAGCCCTGTCTTTGTAAGCCTGATGTGGCGCCGGCAGTTGACGGTGCGGACTGGTTTGGCATGGGCAGCGGTTTTGCCGCGTTTTCGGAAGCATTGCAGGCGCGCTATGCAGGGCAGTTGAACGGTGTCGACGGGGCGGCCATTCCGCAAGCCGCGGCGATCGCAAAACTGGGTGCCGGGCAGTTTGCCGCAGGACTCGGTGCGGATGCCGCAGCCGCGCAGCCCTTTTACCTGCGTGATAAAGTGGCTTTGAAAACGGCTGAGCGGGAGCAATTAGCCCGCGCCTCGCGGATCGATAATTAGCCATGGAACTTGCATAGCGTCATGGGCTTGCTTCGTGATTGACTGTTCATTTAGCTGCGGGGTTGATAATCGCCAAGAATCGCTGAAAGTGGCGCTCCGGAATGTTAAATTTCATCGGTAAAATGCCGGTTGCATTGTAAACTGAGCGCCTGTATACGCATTTGAGGGGCTTCACGTCGCGTTAGACGCAGTCGCCAGTTTGCTCTGCTGTTTTATTTTTTTCTGTCGTATTCCCGTAATATATTGACCTTAGTGATTTAAATGAGAACGATGACTTTGGCGGATCTCGATGCCGTCCTGACCGTTGAGCAGGTCGTGCAGGCCTATCCGTGGACGCGTGGTAATTTCAGCGATGCACTGAGCTGCGGCTACCTGTGTTTTGTAGACGAGTTGGCGGGTGAAGTGCGCGGTTATGCGGTGCTGATGCCTGGGGTGGGGGAGGCTGAATTGCTGACGATCGGGGTCGCATTGGCGCATCAGCGCAAGGGATTGGGCAGATTGATGCTCGCCGAGTTGTTAAGGCTGGCAGCTGAGAAACAGTTGTCACGGGTTTTTCTTGAAGTGAGAGCGTCTAACAGGGCGGCGATTGCCCTGTATTTACGCGCAGGGTTCGCGCAAATTGGTTTGCGGCGCGGATATTACCGGAATGCGGCAGGCAGCGAGGATGCGTTAGTGATGGCATGCGACAATTTTTCAGGTGAAAAAAATGGATAGGCGCGAGGCGATGCTGCGCGAATTGAATCTGTACCCCGTGTGGGTGCGGCGTAATCCTGTGTCGACTGAGGGGGATGCGCCCGTTGCGAAAAGCGCGCTGAATGCGGTGCCGGTTGAACAGGCTGTACCGGTTGAACCCGCAGCGCGGGCAGCGTCCGTTGAACCCGTTGAGCAGGTGGCGTCAGTTGAGGCCGTTGAACCCGTTGAGCAGGTAACGTCAGTCGAGCCATCGTTCGTGTCTCATAGCGGGACGGCATCGCCGCTTAGTCAGGATGCCGGTAACGCAATCGAGGTTCAGGCGCCTGTCGTCGATCTATTTGCCAGCGATTTTCAATTCGCTGCGCCGGGCGAGGCCGCAGACAACTCGTTGCGCGAGTTTCAGCTCAAAAATTCCGGGGGGCTGTTAGGCACTACCGACTGGCCCGAACTTCAGCAAAAAGTACAGGG
Above is a window of Gallionella capsiferriformans ES-2 DNA encoding:
- the rimI gene encoding ribosomal protein S18-alanine N-acetyltransferase; this encodes MRTMTLADLDAVLTVEQVVQAYPWTRGNFSDALSCGYLCFVDELAGEVRGYAVLMPGVGEAELLTIGVALAHQRKGLGRLMLAELLRLAAEKQLSRVFLEVRASNRAAIALYLRAGFAQIGLRRGYYRNAAGSEDALVMACDNFSGEKNG
- the tsaB gene encoding tRNA (adenosine(37)-N6)-threonylcarbamoyltransferase complex dimerization subunit type 1 TsaB, with product MKILGLDTSTEYCSVALWQAGAVIEHCELVGQKHSELLIGMVSALLQDSGLRIADLDGIAYGSGPGSFTGVRIACGATQGLALGADLPVSGICTLLALAEASGRDRVIAALDARMGEIYCAAYQKLEGAWMVVFEPCLCKPDVAPAVDGADWFGMGSGFAAFSEALQARYAGQLNGVDGAAIPQAAAIAKLGAGQFAAGLGADAAAAQPFYLRDKVALKTAEREQLARASRIDN
- the ispF gene encoding 2-C-methyl-D-erythritol 2,4-cyclodiphosphate synthase, giving the protein MRIGQGFDVHQLVEGRALIIGGVTIPYEKGLLGHSDADVLLHAICDALLGAAALGDIGRHFSDTDAKFKNIDSRILLRETLHLVRGAGFRVGNVDATIIAQSPKMAPHIFKMVEHIAADLRIEKSAVNVKATTTEKLGYTGRGEGIAAQAVVLLIAEQ